The following are from one region of the Actinoplanes sp. L3-i22 genome:
- a CDS encoding beta family protein: MAPIRAYQPILRPRRGEFAALAHLSDEEAVRILPIVEVDPAVSIVPLIRELMPRTEALALDFGNVPEPPAPLFLAEQLTRIGVAMVPVLRPYESGRRLVAHGLAARMHRRRAVLRLQPHVDAGNPAQADVVTDRVLAATALEPSEIDLLIDLAETACLSHADEVEERARRVLRWARTMPWRSISVASGAMPPNLDDLPTDRPVAVGRLDARVWARLGEPGIGYADYGVTSPVRRLGVQHHRQLPTLRYTAEEDWWIYRWARRGGRSDDRCHDLCRTLVTSPQWPSAGARFSWGDAEIARRARTARGAGSSASWIAWSTSHHISHVLRALP; encoded by the coding sequence ATGGCGCCTATCAGGGCTTATCAACCGATTCTCCGGCCACGTCGTGGTGAGTTCGCGGCGCTCGCGCACCTCTCCGACGAGGAGGCCGTGCGCATCCTGCCGATCGTCGAGGTGGATCCGGCGGTCAGCATCGTCCCGCTGATCCGGGAGCTGATGCCCCGGACGGAGGCGCTGGCCCTGGACTTCGGGAACGTGCCGGAGCCGCCCGCCCCACTGTTCCTCGCGGAGCAGCTCACGCGAATCGGCGTGGCGATGGTGCCGGTGCTGCGGCCCTACGAGAGCGGTCGCCGCCTGGTGGCGCACGGGCTGGCTGCCCGGATGCATCGCCGGCGTGCCGTGCTGCGCCTGCAGCCGCACGTCGACGCGGGCAACCCGGCGCAGGCGGACGTGGTCACCGACCGGGTGCTGGCCGCCACGGCGCTCGAGCCGAGCGAGATCGACCTGCTGATCGACCTCGCCGAGACAGCCTGCCTGTCGCACGCCGACGAGGTGGAGGAACGGGCGCGGCGGGTGCTGCGCTGGGCCCGGACCATGCCGTGGCGCTCGATCAGCGTGGCCTCCGGGGCGATGCCGCCGAACCTGGACGACCTGCCCACCGACCGGCCGGTGGCGGTGGGCCGGCTGGACGCCCGGGTGTGGGCACGGCTCGGCGAGCCCGGGATCGGGTATGCCGACTACGGCGTCACGTCGCCGGTGCGGCGGCTCGGTGTGCAGCATCATCGGCAGTTGCCGACGTTGCGGTACACCGCCGAGGAGGACTGGTGGATCTACCGGTGGGCGCGGCGCGGCGGGCGCAGTGACGACCGCTGCCACGACCTGTGTCGCACGCTGGTGACCTCGCCGCAGTGGCCGTCGGCGGGCGCGCGGTTCTCCTGGGGCGACGCCGAGATCGCCCGGCGGGCGCGGACCGCCCGGGGCGCGGGCAGTTCGGCGAGTTGGATCGCGTGGAGCACGTCGCACCACATCTCACACGTGCTGCGAGCACTGCCGTAG